The sequence below is a genomic window from Streptomyces sp. V1I1.
GGATCGGTGCGGGCGGCGCGCCGATCCCGGCCATTGCCCGGCGGGCGCACCAGCGGCCTGCCGCGAACTCCCGTTTGCGCTTGTCAACCGCGCGCGAGACGAAGGGCTCCTCTTCGCTCAGAAGCGCCCCGGCCGGCGGGTCGCCGAAGATCTCCGCCACGGAGGCCGAGTCCGGCAGCAACTCGTCGATCATCGCAGTCTCCCGTCGGTGCACCTGTGGTGGTTGACCTCGCGAGACTTCGGCGCAGAGCAGCCACTCGCCACGCTTGGCCAGGGTGAGACTACGTCGCGCTCACGAAGCGGACCAATCGAAGTCGCAGGTCGCGCCGTGAAGTACCGGGGAAATGACCAGACTTCCCCAGCATCCTGCGGTCAGCCCTTGCGCAGCGGAGCCCGTACTGCCTGGATACGTCCAGGGCAGCAGCCCGCATCTCCCGAATCGGCTCGAACCACCGTCGCCCGCTTCGCACCGACTCCCGAGGCGCCGGTCTACTGGAAAGGACGGATCAGCCCCATGAGTTCATCCTCTGTGGACGAGGGTCTGTGGTGCCGGCGCTTCCATCCGGCTCCTGACGGGGGTGACCGTCTGGTCTGCTTTCCACACGCCGGGGGCTCGGCGAGCTTCCACTTCCCGGTGGCCGGGGGCGGTGCTGAGCTCCCCCGTGACCGCGATCGTGGGGACGAGGACCCGAAGACCTCCCTCGAGGAGGCCCTGGCCTGGGAGGATCACACCAGGGGCGGATTCGACCTCCAGGTGCTGCCGGGAGGGCACTTCTATCTCACCGATCAGCAAACCGAGGTCATGAGGCTGCTCAGCGATCACTTGGCCTCCACCGCCGTGTCCGGCCGTCCGTCGTGATCACCTGCCTGAACTCCAACGCCGACGAGGCGGCAGCCACCGCACCCTGGCCCTGGGCACTCCCGGGACTGAGGTGACGGGTCCCCGCTGAGCAGGCCGGCGCCGCCCTCCGCGGTCACCGCTCCCGCCCGGGCAGCCTGCCGTCGAATTTTCGTGCCCGCCACAAGCGGAACACACGCTGC
It includes:
- a CDS encoding thioesterase II family protein translates to MSSSSVDEGLWCRRFHPAPDGGDRLVCFPHAGGSASFHFPVAGGGAELPRDRDRGDEDPKTSLEEALAWEDHTRGGFDLQVLPGGHFYLTDQQTEVMRLLSDHLASTAVSGRPS